The sequence ACGAGGAGGACGCTCTTGAAGCCCCGCGCCCGCTTGTCGAGGGTGAAGTCCCCCACGATCCGGTTCACGTACTTGATCTCGCTGTCCTCGGGGGGATGGATCCGAAAAAGGGATTCCGTTAGGCGGCCGGGCTCGCTCCTCTCATCCGTTTCGAGCACCACGTAGAAGCCGAGGTATCCCCCCGCGCGCGTCTCGTAGGGTGCGGAGGCGATCGAATAGGAGTGGGTCACGGGGCCGCGCTGGGGCCGCCCTGACTCGTCCAGGACGTGGACGATCGTAGGATGGCCGTCCGGGCCGACCACCCGCTTCGTGATCCGGCAGTCGTCGCGCCGGAGCGCTATGTACTGGCCCGCCTTGTAGTCAGGGAAAGAGTCGCCGGCGGAAGGCAAGAGGGAGAAGGTCGCGAGGATGGACGACAAGCGCTGCCAGTCCACAACCGTCCCCACCTTGAGCTCAGCCATTTAACGATCGGAGGCGGCTTCTCGCCGTCGGGAGCCGCCCGGAAAGCGTGGCCGCTCGGCCTTTCTCGGATCGCCGTCATCCTGGATCCTCAAGAGGGGCCGAGCTCGAGTCCGGCGAAGGGCCCGGCAAGACGAGGCGGGGGCGGCTCCTCGGGGGGGCAGGGTTGGCGACGGTGGCGCTTCGAAGGTCACTCGAGGGGCAGTTCCGTGCGTTCCTGCGGCCCGGGCTGAAGGTGGGGGTGGCGCATGAGGATGCGCGCGCAGGTGTTCCAGCGCAGCAGGGCGTCGTCATTCCCGGGGGGGCGGATGGCCTCCGCCTTCTCGTACCAGGTCATGGCCTCGCGGAACCAGTCGTAGGCCGCGAAGCCGGAGGCCGGTCCCCCGTGATGGAACTGGGCCTTGGCTCGCCGCTCGCAGATGATCCCCGCGTAGTAGGCCCGCTCGTACTCGCCGCGCAGCCGAGGAAGCAGCTCCCGGGCCTGGTTGACATCCCGAGCCATGCCCTCGAACTGGTCGGTGAGGGCCAAGAGGAGGGAGATCAGGGCCTGCTGGTTCTCCGGTTCGATCCGGAGCACGTCCTGGCAGATGCTTTCGGCCTCCGCGGGCTCGTTCAGGAGACGGTACCGTTCCGCGCGCTCGAGGGCCCGGGGAACGGCCTTCTCGGACAGAGGCTTGAGCTCGAACATGAGTCCCTCCCTAGCCTAGTAGGGGATCCTCCACAGCGTGTATGCGGCCATGGCCGAACCGGCGAGGGCGGTGCCGTAGCAAAGGACGGCAATCAGTTCGGTCAGGTGCTTGAGCTGCAGGCCATCGTAGAGCGTGTAGCGAAAGCGATGGGCCCAGTGGAAGAGCGGCAAGGCGATGAGCACGAAGAGGTAGAGCCGGGTCAGGGGCTGCTTCAAGAGCCCGAGCAGGGCCGCGTAGGAGGGCGCCTCCAGCCAGCCCAGGGGAAAGGCCAACCCGGTGAGGAAGAGATGCACCGGGAACAGCAGGGCAGCCAGGGTCCCCCCCATGCTGAACAGGAACCAGAGGAGAGGCGTGATGGGCCTTGTCATTTAGCCGCGCAGGAGGATGAAGGCCACGATCACGGAGAGAAACAGCCAAGCCCCGTAGTTGAGTCCAGCCACCACCAGATCGGGCACGCGCTTGCCGCGGATCCGCACCGCCATGGCCTTGGGGGCCAGGTTGAACCAGGTGACGGAGTGGAAGAGCACGAAGAGGAAGGCCACCGCATGGAGAATGAGGAAGGCGGGTGTTCTCAAGCGGGCGAGGAAGGCTGCGTAGGCAGCCGGACCCTGGGCCAGGGCGCGCAGCTCCCAGAGCAGGACCAGAGCGAAAATCGCCACGAAGACGCTGGTCAGCTCGCGCAGGACGAAGCCAGTGTAAGAGCTCGTCTCTAGCCACCACCAGACCGAGACCCGGCGGCGATACCACTTCGGATGGTAGGGGGTGTAGCGGGCGGGGGAGCTCATCTCATCCCCGGGGGAGGAGAGTCCGGACCCAATGGAGCGCACTCGTGAGCTTGTACTGCTGGATGGCCCCCGCCGGATCCACGTTCTTGGGACACACCTTGGTACATTCTCCCACGAACGTGCACTGCCAGATGCCGTCGTGCTCGGAAAGGATCTCCAAGCGCTCCTCCGCGCCCTGATCCCGGGAGTCCCGGTTGTAACGCTGGGCGAGGGCGATCGCCGCGGGACCGATGAAGCTGGGCTCCAGACCGTAAATGGGACAGGCGGAATAGCAGATCATGCAGTTGATGCACATGCTGAACTGCTTATAGGCGTCGAGCTCATCCGGGGTCTGGCGGTACTCCCCCCCCGACAGCGGCTTCTCTTCCTTGCGGATGATCCAGGGCTTCACCTTCTTGAGCTTTCGCATGAAGTCCGTGATGTCCACCACGAGGTCCCGCACCACCGGAAAGTAGCGCAGGGGCTCCACGCGGATGGGGCCGGGAAGATGGTCGGAGAGGAAGGCGGCGCAGGTCAGCTTCGGCCTTCCGTTCACGCTCATCCCGCAGCTGCCGCACACCCCCATCCGGCAGGACCACCGGAAGGAGAGGGTTCCGTCCAGCTTGTCCTTGATGTGGTTTAGGGCGTCGAGGACCACCCAGTCCTTCCGGAAGGGAACCTCGTAGGTCTCGAAGATGGGCTCCGCCTCCCGCTCCGGCCGATACCGCGCCACCTCGATGG is a genomic window of Vicinamibacteria bacterium containing:
- the frdD gene encoding fumarate reductase subunit FrdD, whose product is MTRPITPLLWFLFSMGGTLAALLFPVHLFLTGLAFPLGWLEAPSYAALLGLLKQPLTRLYLFVLIALPLFHWAHRFRYTLYDGLQLKHLTELIAVLCYGTALAGSAMAAYTLWRIPY
- a CDS encoding succinate dehydrogenase/fumarate reductase iron-sulfur subunit; this encodes MPQTVTIEVARYRPEREAEPIFETYEVPFRKDWVVLDALNHIKDKLDGTLSFRWSCRMGVCGSCGMSVNGRPKLTCAAFLSDHLPGPIRVEPLRYFPVVRDLVVDITDFMRKLKKVKPWIIRKEEKPLSGGEYRQTPDELDAYKQFSMCINCMICYSACPIYGLEPSFIGPAAIALAQRYNRDSRDQGAEERLEILSEHDGIWQCTFVGECTKVCPKNVDPAGAIQQYKLTSALHWVRTLLPRG
- a CDS encoding fumarate reductase subunit C; protein product: MSSPARYTPYHPKWYRRRVSVWWWLETSSYTGFVLRELTSVFVAIFALVLLWELRALAQGPAAYAAFLARLRTPAFLILHAVAFLFVLFHSVTWFNLAPKAMAVRIRGKRVPDLVVAGLNYGAWLFLSVIVAFILLRG